Genomic DNA from Peribacillus sp. FSL H8-0477:
ATGTCAATTCCCAGCATTTCTTTGATCTTTTGAATGTCGCCTTCTTCTTTAACAAGCTGTTCAATCAATGTTTCATCCGCACAGGAAATAATAGCGGGCTTATTCGTATATCGAGCGTAGCACAGCGCGTAGAGCAAATAAACCAGGGTTTTCCCGGTACCAACACCTGCTTCAGCAAACATTACCTCTTTATCTTTAAATGCTTTTTCAAGCTGAAAAGCCATAAAAATTTGTTCATCACGGAGCTCAAAGCCTTTTTCTGGAAGAATGTCATAAAAAACATCCCCTATCCATTCTGAAAGCTTATCGTAAAAAGAATCATCCTTGGTAACTGGAAAAGGCAGCGTTTGAAGCATCGTTTTCTCCCCTTATCTATCGTCAAATAAACTATACCGTTTCAATGCAAAATTACATTATCCCCTATTTTATATGCAGAGTCAAGGGAGAGTTTCCAACAGCGGTGATTCATCATTCCATTTTACTTACAAATAAAAAAGCATAATGAAAGGGGCTGAAATGCCTTTTCATTACACTAACTCTTTACGTCTATTCCTGCCGATAAGAAGAAGTTCCTTGAAGATGGAAAGCAAGTGCATGATAGAAATTCTCTTCCGCCTCTTTCAACCCGCTGATACCCTTTTCATTATGGACATCTCCCCTTATACATTCGTAAGAAGAAGATAAAGCTTTCGTAATACGGTAAAATTCTTCGACCTTTGAATTCATAGACACGTCTCCTTTACACAACTAGGATATAAATCTAGTTTATGCTGAAACGCCGCTTCCTATACCTTGTTTAGGACAACTCAGAATATAATAATGAATCCTTGCAGGGTATAAATGTTTCGCTTTAGTTGAGGTTAAAATTATAGCCGGGGATATACTCTATTTCCTTACCTTCTCAGCTTTTATTCCCGTCTAAAAGAGGCTTAATCCCGTCTGGGCACTATTTTCCGCATTTAATCATTCTTTCCAAGCCTCTTTTGTCTGCAAAAAAAAGCAGGCTCTTCTGATGAAGAGTCTGCTTTTTTCTTTGCATATAATTAAGCTTTTTGAACGTTAGAAGCTTGTGGTCCGCGTTGTCCTTGTTCCACTTCAAAAGTCACGTCTTGACCTTCTTCAAGTGTTTTGAAACCTTCGCCTTGAATAGCTGAGAAATGTACGAATACATCGTCTCCGTTTTCGCGTTCGATAAAACCAAAGCCTTTTTCTGCGTTAAACCATTTTACTTTACCTTGTTCCATTTGTTATTTCCTCCTAGTGTGCTAACCACACATTCTATTACTATCCTTGCTCTTTTTGATGATGAGGTAAAAAGTTTAGAAAACTTGTTTTTCCTTACATCCGAACAAAAATAATTCTCCTATAGAATAGCAGAAATGGGCACTTTTTGCAATACATTCGCACGAAAAAATTGGGAGGTTTTTTACATTTATTCACTTTTTTCAGTCTTGGAATTTCTTCCGATTTCCCCAGTACTGATAATAGTCTGTGCGGATAAATCCATTAAAAAGTTTCCGTTTCTTAGTAGCTTGTTTTCCAAACAGTAATTCAAAGTCTGGATGAGATGTAATGATGTAAATAGACCAGGTATCTAGATTACCGAAAACACGGCCCATATCTTTATAAATTTGTTCTACCTCAAATTCTTCACCAATTCGTTCGCCATATGGAGGGTTACCAACAATAATTCCAAAGTCCTTTTTCGTTGTAAAGTCACTTACCTGCATCTGTTTGAATTGAATTAAATCTCCAAGGCCCGCCTCAAAACTGTTATTTTGAGCGATTTCCACAAGTTTATGATCGATGTCGTATCCTGAGATATCCAAGTACTGATCATAGTCAGCAAGATCCTCAGCTTCTAGTCGAGCTTGTTCCCAGACCTTCTTATCAAACCATCCCCATGTTTCACTTAGGAAGTCACGATTAAAGCCTGGAGCAATGTTTTGGCCAATCAGGGCAGCTTCGATTGGAATCGTCCCAGAACCACAGAATGGATCAACGAAGGGCTTATCTGGATGCCAGCTGGTCAACATAACCAATGCTGCGGCCAGCGTTTCTTTAAGCGGAGCTTCACCTTGTCCAGTTCTGTATCCTCGACGATGTAAGCCTGTACCGCTTGTATCAAGCGTAATGGTCGCGATATCCTTTAAAATCGATACTTCAATTTTAAATAACGGTCCCGTTTCTTCGAGCCAAGATACCCTTTTGTAATGTGTTTGCAAACGATCAACTATCGCTTTTTTAACGATTGCTTGACAGTCCGGAACACTAAATAAAGTCGATTTAACCGACTTGCCGCTTACCGGAAATTCTGCATCTACAGGCAAAAAGTCTTCCCAGTTTAATGCCTTTGTATTTTCAAATAAATGATCAAAGGTTTTTACTTTAAATTCTCCAACCTTAATCTTAATTCTGTCTGCTGTACGAAGCCATAAATTCGAGCGGGCAATCGCCGTCATATCACCTTTGTACATGATTTTACCATTTTCTACTTCACATTCGTATCCTAGTGCTCGTACTTCTTTTGCTACTATTGATTCAAGACCCATAGCTGAAGTTGCTATAATATCAAATTGTTTCATCGTTCCACCAGCTTTCCTTCAAACCATACTCCCTAATTTGCAGTAAGCACATTTTCTGCTCAGAGCAGGTTTTAATCTTATAATTCTATTCTCACACTTATCTTAGAACTGTGCTGTATCTACCAAATATGTATGACATCTATTATACCCTTTAATTCGACTGGGTATCTATTTCCTGCTAAAAAACAACTTATATACAAACAAAAACTCTCCTCGCTAAAGGAGAGCTGTGTTTTTAGTTGTTTTGATATGAAAACGTTCTGTAAGCCATGTTTTGTTCCTCAGTACTGCGAACGGTGAATAATCACCTCGTACTTCGGCGGTAATCATCTATCTACAGAGAGCTAAGCCTCTGTCCTTCTCCTCGTTGAATTCCAAGGAAGAAAGCGCCCCTACCTTAATTTGGGTTTCTCGCTCGTGGGGTTTACCTCGTTCCACCCTTTTCATTTCTGAAAAGGCTACGTCACTGTGGCACTTTTATAGGTATTCACACCATATCCGAAGACTTAGGTATTTTCCCTGCCGTCAACAGTTAAAACTGCTGCCCAAGCTTATTTTTTCACCAGGCACGAACACTACCGGCATCTCAGCCAGTGCGAGCATGGACTTTCCTCTACAATATAAAATACTGCAGCAATTACCCAAACGTTTTTCATAACATTAACTAGTATAATGCAGTTCGTGAAAAACATCAATGGTAAATGTTATTCACTTTTCAATAAAGACGTTCTCATTCGTACAGCTTACTTCCAAACACATGCTTTTCCAGATTAGACAGCCTTTTTAAAATATCAAAGTTTGTTGTACCTGGTGTTGCCGAAGGAGCTGCCTGGCTGCGGCGTGTTGATTCCTCTGCCAGTTTTTTTAATTTGGTGTTCTCTTGACGTAAATCTTCAATTTCTTGATAAAAGGCTTCATAATCTTTAATAACAAGATCTAAAAATTCATCTACATCTTCGGGCTTGTAACCCCTCATACCTGTTTTGAAATCTTTTTCTAATATGTCTTTTGCAGTCAATTTTATCTTATCAGGTTGCATAAGATTCACCTCAATACTTTCGCCATCGACTTTTTATTATTTTTTCAAATAAGCATACATTTGTCAACATTCTTCATTAACTATCGTAAATCATTCAGCCCAGTTTTGCTCTTCCCCTGCTTGTTGAAGGTCGTCGAAGGAAATCTTGAAGACTGGATAATCCCTGTGTTTCCCCTGTTTCTTCGCCTCATTTAAGGCGAATTTCGGGCTTCCTTCTCTCTCTTCATCATAAAGCAGAAGCATAGCATCACTTTTTTTTACAAGGTATTCATTTTTCATTTTCAACTGATGCGGACCTTCATAAGGCTTCTTGTAAATAGAATCAACAAAATCGGCTCGTCTGATAACAGATTCGTAATATTCTTTATTATCTTCTTTCCAGGACTCCTCCTGATTTAGGTAGGGTGTAATCACACCCACCTGTGGTCTGCCGCCGAATTCTTCACGAATCTCATAGGCTGTTTCAGCAGCCCATAGCTCTGTTCCCAACTGGCCGGTAATAATGACCCATTCCAGCCCTTCTTCCACAAAAGGAATCAAACGCTGCTTAATTGCTTTCTTTATATAAGTGACACCTTCATGGTCATTCTTAAAAATACCATACTCAAACGGTTTATATCCAGTTATATACATCACTTTCAATGGATTCACTCCTATGTACAGGAACAAGGGCATAGCAGCCCTTGTATGATTATTATAAGTTAAAAATGATGTGGTCTTGGCGGGCAGCAAGGCTTATGCATAGGCATAGGCGGCGGGCTGCTGCAGATTAAGTCTTGAGTGTAGCATTCGTTGACAACAGATTCAGAATGCGGGAAATAATGTTGATTTTGAATAATATGCTTGTTTACAGTTGTATTATGCGTTGGGTGAACATATGGTACAACTGTTTTACTCACATTTGTATTTACTGTATTTTGAGTTGGTGAAACTTGTGCTGGTGCTACGTTTGTAGGACCTTGATGAACTGGTCCCATGCCGTAACCTGGTTGAGCTCCATAGCCCATCCCATAACTCGGCTGTTGTCCATAACCCATTCCCATTCCCATTCCCATTCCTTGTGAAGGCATACCATAACCTCCTGTTTGCGCGCCCATTACTTGAGATGGTGCTGCAAAACCTGCACCTTGAGTACCCATTCCTTGATTCGGCGCTTTATAGCCTTGGCTTAAAGATTGTGTTTGCTGTTGATATACATTAATTTTTTCCATAATAGCGAATATCCCCTTCCAGCATATTTTTTATTTTACATTTACAGAATATGACAAGGAGGGCATTCATGTACTAGTCAATAAACCTATCTTTAAAATTAAACACAGATTGTCGTGTAAATTGTTGAAAGAAATGAAAGGTCATACCAAAGTTTATCAAGTCCTAATGGGGTCTCTGCCGATTATTCTATCTTAACTCATCATTATTTCCCCCGAGATGTTCCTTCACTTGTTTTTTCTTCAATCGGATAAGCCTTTTATGAAGGTCTATTACTGATGAGGATGAAATATCCATGGAGATGGGCAGCTCGGCAAACGCTTTTTCTACATACTCGCAGGCTTTTGAATAATTCTTGTACTGGTGCTCGAAAAGCTTCGCACATTCCAGTGCCGCTTCCCTACGGTGCTTACTGCTTCCTTTTTCGCTGACCTCCTGCCAAATTTCACATGCACCATCGAAATCTTTTTCACGCTTTTTTTGAAAAGCAATTGCGTGCATGGCTGCTAAACGGTCTTCTTCTGTTCCTTCTTGGATAACCTGTTCATATGCCGCTATTGACTGCTTCTTTTCACCAAGATAGCCTAACCAGCGGGCAACTTCAAGCGATTCTTCACCATATCCATCCGCTTGAAGAATTTGGCGGGATAAATGAATATACAGGGTAATTAAGGATAAAACATCTAACTCATTATGTTTAAGAACCCCAAAGAGAATCTCCGGGTCTTGTCGTTCAACAAAGTCAAAGTATATGATGGGAGCTAAGTACCCTGGAATATCATCTTGACGAGAGAACCCTAGAATTTCAGATTCAACATTTGCTAATTTCACTCTTTCCAATTTGTTTTTCCATAGCCTTCTTGAAGCATGATACAAATCAAAATGCCCGAATTCGGGTAATAGTGGTACATGATTCTTAATTAACGTGTGCTGCGTTTTAACCTGCGGCCAATCAAAGGCCTTCCCGTTATAAGTGACAAGTGTTTCATAATTAATTTGCTCTAAAAAACTATGATAAAACGGAACTTCACTGCCCGGCTGCGGAAGAATATGCTGCCTGACAATCACTTCTTCACCGCTGAAAAAGGCGTAACCCAATAAGAAAATAGACGTACCTGCACCAGTTCCTAGGCCTGTTGTTTCTGTATCGAAAAAAAACAGGTCTTCGCCGTGCAAACCTTTGGCAGACAAGGGGTGATCGAGATTGCTGTCATTCCACAATGAAACGATTGTCTGAAAATCTGTAAAGGAATAGTTTCCATGTACTGTATGGATCGGGTAACGGACTTCTCGAATTAAACAATATTGTTCATCGAGATAATAAGCCGTCGTATGATGCTCATTCCATTTTTCTATGAAAGGAATATCTGTCGTTTGCGGCAATTGTTTTACTTTTTGTACCGATGGTTTTTCTTCAATATTGAGATGACCCTTCATTCGGTTCAGCTTATTCTTCATCGACAAATCTATCTCACCTCTATATGTTCAAGGCTTGCGTTGATCAGTCCCATTAAAACTGATCAAGTACCTCAATACTTCTTCGTTTAGCGCTTATCCCTTCTATTTCCGTGCCAATACACGAAGGACACCCATCTTTACATATGCACTTTTTGATAAGGTTCTTTGCCGCTTCTTTTACTTGATCAAATCGGTTATACACATCTTCTGCGAGTCCAATTCCCCCGGG
This window encodes:
- a CDS encoding cold-shock protein, which encodes MEQGKVKWFNAEKGFGFIERENGDDVFVHFSAIQGEGFKTLEEGQDVTFEVEQGQRGPQASNVQKA
- a CDS encoding THUMP domain-containing class I SAM-dependent RNA methyltransferase, whose amino-acid sequence is MKQFDIIATSAMGLESIVAKEVRALGYECEVENGKIMYKGDMTAIARSNLWLRTADRIKIKVGEFKVKTFDHLFENTKALNWEDFLPVDAEFPVSGKSVKSTLFSVPDCQAIVKKAIVDRLQTHYKRVSWLEETGPLFKIEVSILKDIATITLDTSGTGLHRRGYRTGQGEAPLKETLAAALVMLTSWHPDKPFVDPFCGSGTIPIEAALIGQNIAPGFNRDFLSETWGWFDKKVWEQARLEAEDLADYDQYLDISGYDIDHKLVEIAQNNSFEAGLGDLIQFKQMQVSDFTTKKDFGIIVGNPPYGERIGEEFEVEQIYKDMGRVFGNLDTWSIYIITSHPDFELLFGKQATKKRKLFNGFIRTDYYQYWGNRKKFQD
- the gpsB gene encoding cell division regulator GpsB, whose protein sequence is MQPDKIKLTAKDILEKDFKTGMRGYKPEDVDEFLDLVIKDYEAFYQEIEDLRQENTKLKKLAEESTRRSQAAPSATPGTTNFDILKRLSNLEKHVFGSKLYE
- a CDS encoding DUF1273 domain-containing protein, which gives rise to MKVMYITGYKPFEYGIFKNDHEGVTYIKKAIKQRLIPFVEEGLEWVIITGQLGTELWAAETAYEIREEFGGRPQVGVITPYLNQEESWKEDNKEYYESVIRRADFVDSIYKKPYEGPHQLKMKNEYLVKKSDAMLLLYDEEREGSPKFALNEAKKQGKHRDYPVFKISFDDLQQAGEEQNWAE
- a CDS encoding CotD family spore coat protein, with protein sequence MEKINVYQQQTQSLSQGYKAPNQGMGTQGAGFAAPSQVMGAQTGGYGMPSQGMGMGMGMGYGQQPSYGMGYGAQPGYGMGPVHQGPTNVAPAQVSPTQNTVNTNVSKTVVPYVHPTHNTTVNKHIIQNQHYFPHSESVVNECYTQDLICSSPPPMPMHKPCCPPRPHHF
- a CDS encoding ribonuclease H-like domain-containing protein, with the protein product MKNKLNRMKGHLNIEEKPSVQKVKQLPQTTDIPFIEKWNEHHTTAYYLDEQYCLIREVRYPIHTVHGNYSFTDFQTIVSLWNDSNLDHPLSAKGLHGEDLFFFDTETTGLGTGAGTSIFLLGYAFFSGEEVIVRQHILPQPGSEVPFYHSFLEQINYETLVTYNGKAFDWPQVKTQHTLIKNHVPLLPEFGHFDLYHASRRLWKNKLERVKLANVESEILGFSRQDDIPGYLAPIIYFDFVERQDPEILFGVLKHNELDVLSLITLYIHLSRQILQADGYGEESLEVARWLGYLGEKKQSIAAYEQVIQEGTEEDRLAAMHAIAFQKKREKDFDGACEIWQEVSEKGSSKHRREAALECAKLFEHQYKNYSKACEYVEKAFAELPISMDISSSSVIDLHKRLIRLKKKQVKEHLGGNNDELR